The following coding sequences lie in one Desulfitibacter sp. BRH_c19 genomic window:
- a CDS encoding NADH dehydrogenase, producing the protein MGNVSLTIDGKQVQVPSGITVLEAARLIGINIPSLCYDRELTKPGACRICVVSVEGARNLPASCVTEVREGMVVNTSTPEVIEARKTILELLLANHPLDCMTCEKTGDCHLQDYAYEYGVREIPYQGEVTCHELDDSNPFIYRDNNKCILCGKCVRVCDEVVGRNIYGWANRGFQTSVVPTLGKDLEKTDCVFCGSCVSVCPVGALTEKDMMGKGRKWEMEKVRTTCPYCGTGCTIDLNVKDGKIVGVTSTEDGAVNGRALCVKGRFGYNFIQHPDRLKTPLIKENGEFREASWEEALKYTADKLLKNKKDHGSNSFAALTSARVTNEDNYVFNKFTRVVMGTNNIDHCARL; encoded by the coding sequence ATGGGTAATGTATCCTTAACCATTGATGGGAAACAGGTACAGGTACCTTCAGGAATTACAGTTCTTGAGGCAGCTCGCCTTATAGGAATAAATATTCCCAGCTTATGTTATGATAGGGAATTGACAAAGCCTGGAGCTTGTCGTATATGTGTAGTTTCTGTAGAAGGTGCAAGGAATCTACCTGCATCCTGTGTTACTGAAGTAAGAGAAGGTATGGTTGTTAATACCAGTACACCAGAAGTTATTGAAGCAAGAAAAACTATTCTTGAACTTCTACTTGCAAATCATCCACTAGATTGTATGACCTGTGAAAAGACTGGCGATTGCCATCTGCAGGATTATGCTTATGAGTATGGAGTTAGAGAAATACCATATCAGGGAGAAGTAACCTGTCACGAACTTGATGATTCAAATCCATTTATTTATAGAGATAACAATAAGTGTATTCTTTGTGGAAAATGTGTTAGAGTCTGCGATGAAGTTGTTGGAAGAAACATTTACGGATGGGCCAATAGAGGTTTTCAAACTAGTGTAGTACCGACATTGGGGAAGGATCTTGAGAAGACTGATTGTGTATTTTGTGGTAGCTGTGTATCAGTTTGTCCTGTTGGTGCATTAACTGAAAAGGATATGATGGGCAAAGGAAGAAAATGGGAAATGGAAAAAGTTAGAACTACCTGCCCATACTGCGGTACAGGATGTACAATTGACCTTAATGTTAAAGATGGGAAAATTGTAGGAGTTACTTCAACAGAAGACGGTGCGGTAAATGGCAGAGCGTTATGTGTAAAAGGACGCTTTGGTTATAACTTTATCCAGCACCCTGATAGATTAAAGACCCCTCTAATTAAAGAAAATGGTGAGTTTAGAGAGGCAAGCTGGGAAGAAGCGTTAAAGTATACTGCTGATAAACTTTTAAAGAATAAAAAAGACCATGGTAGTAATAGCTTTGCGGCCCTTACCTCGGCCAGAGTTACCAATGAAGACAATTATGTTTTTAATAAATTTACACGTGTAGTGATGGGAACTAATAATATTGATCACTGCGCACGTCTCTGA
- a CDS encoding NADH dehydrogenase: MISLNEKRIELKKEQGIVNKPKVIVGMGTCGIAAGANKVYDVFKKEITKKGLDVDLTYTSCLGVCYCEVNVEIQLPDGSKVIYGDITEELVPSLVEEHLEKGQVVKEKAVAQTGSKVVEGVPEINTLDFYSKQKRGVLKNCGQMNPDSIDEYIANDGYIGLESVLSGMSQETAIEEVKTSGLRGRGGGGFPTGLKWQFTFKAEGDKKYVVCNADEGDPGAFMDRSVLEGDPHALIEGMLICGYAVGASEGYVYVRAEYPLAIKRLTNAIKKAEEYNLLGKNIMGTDFNFELHIKAGAGAFVCGEETALLASIEGERGMPRVRPPFPAVKGLWGKPTNINNVESYANVPQIFRIGGSEYAKVGTEKSKGTKVFAITGKVNRTGLAEVPMGIKLRDIIFGIAGGIQDDKEFKAVQIGGPSGGCIPTKLLDLPVDYDSLVEVGAMMGSGGLVVMDENTCMVDLARFFLNFTQKESCGKCTPCREGTKRMLEILIKITEGQGKPEDIETLKRLGKNIKSTALCGLGQTAPNPVLSTLRYFEDEYWAHINDKKCPAGVCKKLITYGINEELCNGCTLCARNCPVDAITGEKKETHYIDPDKCTRCGVCITKCKKGAIYLA; this comes from the coding sequence ATGATAAGTTTGAATGAAAAAAGAATAGAACTTAAAAAGGAACAAGGCATTGTAAATAAACCTAAAGTGATTGTAGGAATGGGTACTTGTGGAATTGCTGCTGGTGCTAACAAGGTTTATGATGTTTTTAAGAAAGAAATTACGAAAAAAGGTTTAGATGTGGATTTAACTTATACAAGCTGCCTAGGTGTTTGCTACTGTGAAGTAAATGTAGAAATACAATTACCAGATGGATCAAAGGTAATTTATGGCGATATTACTGAGGAACTTGTCCCTAGTCTAGTTGAAGAGCACTTAGAAAAGGGTCAGGTTGTTAAAGAAAAAGCTGTAGCTCAAACTGGAAGTAAAGTAGTTGAAGGCGTTCCCGAAATAAACACATTAGACTTTTACTCCAAACAAAAAAGAGGAGTCTTGAAAAACTGTGGGCAAATGAATCCTGACAGCATTGATGAGTATATAGCAAATGATGGTTACATTGGTTTGGAAAGTGTATTGTCAGGAATGAGCCAAGAAACAGCTATAGAAGAAGTAAAAACTAGTGGTCTTCGTGGCAGAGGTGGCGGAGGCTTCCCAACTGGCTTAAAATGGCAGTTCACCTTTAAAGCAGAAGGCGATAAAAAATATGTTGTTTGTAATGCTGATGAGGGTGACCCAGGAGCATTCATGGATAGAAGTGTCCTAGAAGGAGATCCTCATGCTCTTATTGAGGGGATGCTTATATGTGGTTATGCAGTAGGTGCTTCAGAAGGATATGTTTATGTTAGAGCGGAATACCCACTAGCAATTAAAAGACTGACAAACGCTATTAAAAAAGCCGAGGAATATAATCTCCTAGGTAAAAATATTATGGGTACCGATTTCAATTTTGAATTGCATATTAAAGCTGGAGCAGGAGCATTTGTGTGTGGAGAAGAAACTGCGTTATTAGCGTCAATTGAAGGGGAAAGGGGTATGCCCAGAGTAAGGCCTCCATTCCCAGCAGTAAAGGGCTTGTGGGGTAAACCAACGAATATCAACAATGTTGAATCTTATGCAAATGTGCCACAGATATTTAGAATTGGTGGTAGTGAATATGCTAAGGTAGGTACTGAAAAAAGTAAAGGTACAAAGGTATTTGCCATCACAGGTAAGGTTAATAGAACTGGCCTGGCTGAAGTTCCAATGGGAATTAAGTTAAGAGATATCATCTTTGGTATAGCAGGTGGTATCCAGGACGACAAAGAATTCAAAGCAGTACAAATTGGTGGACCCTCGGGTGGATGTATTCCTACAAAACTCTTAGATTTACCCGTAGATTATGATTCACTAGTTGAAGTGGGTGCCATGATGGGCTCAGGTGGTCTGGTTGTCATGGATGAAAATACATGTATGGTTGACTTGGCAAGATTCTTCTTGAACTTTACTCAAAAGGAATCATGTGGGAAATGTACCCCCTGTAGGGAAGGTACCAAGAGGATGCTTGAAATATTAATCAAGATTACCGAAGGTCAAGGCAAGCCTGAAGATATTGAAACATTAAAAAGACTTGGCAAAAATATTAAAAGCACAGCATTATGTGGATTAGGTCAAACAGCACCGAATCCAGTACTGTCAACATTAAGATATTTTGAAGATGAATACTGGGCACATATCAATGACAAAAAGTGTCCTGCAGGAGTATGTAAAAAACTTATAACTTACGGAATCAATGAAGAGCTTTGTAATGGATGTACCCTATGTGCAAGAAATTGCCCTGTTGATGCAATTACAGGTGAAAAGAAAGAAACTCATTACATCGATCCTGACAAATGTACAAGATGTGGTGTTTGTATCACCAAGTGTAAAAAAGGTGCTATTTATTTAGCTTAG
- a CDS encoding NADH dehydrogenase, whose amino-acid sequence MCQCCCSTEKVVDPKMVQLEEVLQKYSGKKGALIPVMQEAQEIYGYLPEEAMVQIGKGLKIPASKIFGVATFYAQFHLKPRGKNIIRVCLGTACHVKGGAKIMEKVEETLKIGDGETTEDLLFTLESVACIGACGLAPVIMINDDTHARLTPDLVSKVLKQYK is encoded by the coding sequence ATGTGTCAATGCTGCTGTTCAACTGAAAAAGTTGTAGATCCCAAGATGGTACAATTAGAAGAGGTGCTGCAAAAGTACAGCGGTAAAAAGGGAGCTTTAATACCAGTAATGCAGGAAGCCCAAGAAATCTATGGCTATCTTCCCGAAGAGGCCATGGTACAAATTGGAAAAGGGCTTAAAATTCCTGCAAGCAAGATATTTGGTGTAGCTACTTTTTATGCTCAGTTTCACCTAAAGCCAAGGGGCAAAAACATCATTAGAGTTTGCCTTGGAACTGCCTGTCACGTAAAAGGTGGAGCGAAGATAATGGAAAAGGTAGAGGAGACTTTAAAAATTGGTGATGGTGAAACAACAGAGGATTTACTATTTACGTTAGAGTCAGTTGCCTGTATCGGAGCATGTGGTTTGGCTCCAGTAATAATGATTAACGATGATACTCATGCCAGGTTAACTCCTGATTTAGTATCAAAAGTTTTAAAGCAATACAAGTAA